A genomic window from Planococcus rifietoensis includes:
- a CDS encoding anti-sigma factor → MTNVNCDQLIDYLNGTLNEEEQKQFEAHLAECPECRDIVDATGELPYLADPVVPNAGMKARILDAVFDEEAQQTPLAEEPKKRDRPAPPAPMAKRGFRTSKWTPLVAAALLVSLLGNAYAFYELSDQPDAPAAPEVAFETVDLQASEAFEGTGTAALVHEEGALNLLVQANQLEPTSGDQVYQVWLLKDGQPIPTGAFTPSQENEGAVFFSLDENTEGWDTIAVTLEPNRGNETPQGEVVLSAAIDPEA, encoded by the coding sequence ATGACAAACGTGAATTGTGATCAATTGATCGATTATTTGAATGGCACTTTGAATGAAGAAGAGCAAAAACAGTTTGAAGCACATTTAGCGGAGTGTCCGGAATGTCGTGACATCGTTGATGCGACAGGAGAACTCCCTTATCTTGCGGATCCGGTAGTACCGAATGCCGGCATGAAGGCGCGTATTTTGGATGCGGTCTTCGACGAGGAAGCGCAACAAACGCCTTTGGCAGAAGAGCCGAAAAAGCGTGATAGACCGGCCCCGCCTGCTCCTATGGCAAAGCGCGGGTTCAGAACATCAAAGTGGACACCGCTCGTCGCGGCGGCGCTGCTCGTCTCGCTGCTCGGAAACGCCTACGCGTTTTACGAACTAAGCGATCAGCCCGACGCTCCAGCAGCACCTGAAGTCGCTTTCGAAACAGTGGATTTGCAGGCAAGCGAAGCATTTGAGGGAACAGGAACAGCTGCCTTGGTCCATGAAGAAGGGGCATTGAATCTCTTAGTTCAGGCAAATCAATTGGAACCGACGAGCGGAGACCAAGTCTATCAAGTATGGCTATTGAAAGACGGCCAGCCGATTCCGACCGGTGCATTCACGCCGAGCCAGGAAAACGAAGGTGCGGTATTCTTCAGTCTCGATGAAAATACTGAAGGATGGGATACCATCGCAGTTACTTTGGAACCGAATCGCGGAAACGAGACGCCACAGGGCGAAGTCGTCCTGAGCGCAGCGATCGATCCAGAAGCTTAA
- a CDS encoding SDR family NAD(P)-dependent oxidoreductase, translated as MGAKQSNRGKVVVITGASSGIGRGLAERLAGQQAKLVIAARRTRLIEELADSLGPLVIPVTADVSKARDVESLHRAAMNNFGRIDVWINNAGIGVYGPFIDTPLRDLNRTVEVNMLGTIYGSHFALRRFKEQQSGILINVSSFASKIPMPYGAAYTGSKFGVSGLSNGLYEELRLEDYPDVHICSIDPWVTDTPWTEHAANYSGHEILVGPPDDPAKVIDAILGLIDEPRKTLEVGNKGKAAAIFGQFLPGVAKGLGGQELKEMIESAPAAELTSGSLHEPVEEGRAVSGDLRERFEQQEEQ; from the coding sequence GTGGGGGCAAAGCAGTCGAATCGAGGCAAAGTGGTGGTCATTACAGGAGCATCAAGCGGAATCGGCCGCGGACTGGCGGAACGTTTGGCCGGTCAACAAGCGAAATTGGTCATTGCTGCCCGCAGGACACGGCTGATTGAAGAGCTCGCGGATTCGCTCGGGCCATTGGTCATTCCGGTGACAGCCGATGTCAGCAAGGCCAGAGATGTAGAAAGTTTACACAGGGCGGCGATGAATAATTTCGGGCGCATTGATGTGTGGATTAATAATGCAGGGATCGGCGTGTATGGACCGTTTATCGATACCCCGCTGCGCGATTTGAACCGGACGGTGGAAGTGAATATGCTTGGCACGATTTATGGCAGCCATTTTGCGCTGCGCCGCTTCAAAGAGCAACAGTCCGGCATCTTGATCAATGTCTCCTCATTTGCGAGCAAGATTCCGATGCCTTACGGAGCTGCCTATACCGGCAGTAAATTTGGGGTCAGCGGCTTATCGAACGGATTGTACGAAGAGCTTCGGCTGGAAGACTATCCGGATGTCCATATCTGTTCGATCGATCCGTGGGTCACCGATACACCATGGACAGAACACGCGGCCAATTATTCAGGACACGAAATCCTGGTCGGGCCGCCGGACGACCCGGCCAAAGTGATCGATGCCATCCTTGGGTTGATCGATGAACCGAGAAAGACTTTGGAAGTCGGCAACAAGGGAAAAGCAGCAGCCATTTTCGGGCAGTTCCTTCCAGGAGTTGCGAAAGGGCTTGGCGGACAGGAACTCAAAGAGATGATTGAATCAGCGCCGGCTGCGGAATTGACTTCCGGCAGCTTGCACGAGCCGGTTGAAGAAGGGCGTGCGGTTTCAGGAGATTTGCGGGAACGCTTTGAACAACAAGAAGAGCAGTGA
- a CDS encoding SDR family NAD(P)-dependent oxidoreductase yields MAQEQSRRGKTIVITGASSGLGKEVARQLAKDGANLVLAARSTGLIEALASELGPNAIAVTMDVSREADVAWLFEEALTSFGKIDVWINNAGVGVIGPFTDIPLEDLARMVEVNVKGTVNGSHFALRHFKEIGSGTLINIGSVASDVAFPYFTGYSASKHAVLGFSSALNEEMKLEGHQDIHVCSVLPWATDTPWFEHAGNYSGNVVDMKPMDDPMQAVKVIIDLIDEPKEVVEVGRKMKTVRLLTRIAPKMLEKRSARFVKMNLEKTPPEAPHSGTLYEPGQSAKEPEDGNPKA; encoded by the coding sequence ATGGCACAGGAACAATCACGGCGCGGCAAAACGATCGTCATCACCGGCGCCTCCAGCGGGCTCGGCAAGGAAGTGGCACGGCAATTGGCGAAAGACGGCGCGAATCTGGTATTGGCAGCGCGAAGCACCGGCTTGATCGAAGCGCTTGCGAGCGAACTCGGGCCGAACGCCATTGCAGTGACGATGGATGTCAGCCGTGAAGCGGACGTCGCGTGGCTGTTCGAGGAAGCGCTGACCAGTTTCGGGAAAATCGATGTGTGGATCAATAACGCAGGGGTTGGTGTAATTGGCCCATTCACCGATATTCCGCTTGAAGACCTTGCGCGCATGGTGGAAGTGAATGTCAAAGGAACGGTCAACGGGAGCCATTTTGCGCTGCGCCATTTCAAGGAAATCGGCAGCGGCACCTTGATCAATATCGGCTCGGTGGCGAGCGATGTCGCATTTCCTTATTTCACCGGCTATAGCGCAAGCAAACATGCTGTTCTCGGTTTCAGTTCAGCGCTTAACGAAGAAATGAAACTGGAAGGGCATCAAGATATCCATGTTTGTTCAGTACTCCCTTGGGCGACAGACACGCCGTGGTTCGAACACGCTGGGAATTATTCAGGCAATGTGGTCGACATGAAACCGATGGATGATCCGATGCAGGCAGTCAAAGTCATCATCGATTTGATCGACGAACCGAAAGAAGTCGTCGAAGTCGGGCGGAAGATGAAAACCGTGCGCTTGCTGACGCGAATCGCGCCGAAGATGCTGGAGAAGCGCTCGGCAAGATTCGTCAAAATGAATTTAGAGAAAACGCCGCCTGAAGCACCGCATAGCGGAACGCTCTATGAACCTGGACAGTCAGCGAAAGAACCTGAAGACGGAAATCCGAAAGCTTAG
- a CDS encoding RNA polymerase sigma factor, translating into MEKISDALLYERVRGKDKAALEELYDRYEKMLFSYLCKMTGDRDLAEEALQEVFVKVWRGVGSYDESKGKFVAWLVTMSRNAAVDLIRKQKKPSVPLDEIAEVESTDSSVEETAEWQEKSEQIHQAVRHLSEEQQKMVHLFYFKGYTHETIAEKCGIPLGTVKSRIRLALKKLKTSLQMVQEGGVLDDKREL; encoded by the coding sequence ATGGAAAAAATTTCAGACGCATTGTTATACGAGCGCGTCAGGGGAAAAGATAAGGCTGCGCTCGAGGAATTGTACGACCGCTACGAGAAAATGCTGTTTTCCTATCTATGCAAAATGACGGGTGATCGTGATTTGGCAGAGGAAGCGCTGCAGGAAGTGTTCGTCAAAGTGTGGCGCGGGGTTGGCAGCTATGACGAAAGCAAAGGAAAGTTCGTGGCCTGGCTGGTGACGATGTCGCGCAACGCGGCAGTGGATTTGATCCGCAAACAGAAAAAACCTTCCGTTCCATTGGATGAAATCGCGGAAGTGGAAAGCACCGACTCTTCGGTTGAAGAAACGGCCGAATGGCAAGAGAAGAGCGAACAGATTCATCAAGCCGTCCGGCATTTATCGGAGGAACAGCAAAAAATGGTACATCTATTTTATTTCAAGGGCTACACGCATGAAACCATCGCAGAAAAATGCGGCATTCCGCTCGGAACCGTCAAGAGCAGGATCCGCTTGGCATTAAAGAAATTGAAGACATCCTTGCAAATGGTGCAGGAAGGGGGAGTTCTGGATGACAAACGTGAATTGTGA
- a CDS encoding Yip1 family protein, translating into MNEPTAYAELNPFTAIWTRPRETVRYVIEEKTTSFIVLLLVLVGFAGALSGASGGEEMFPATGVILGALLLGPLSAVAGIAIISGIYKLLGKLFGGVGTYSEMFRAVVTSSIPQIWLLPMWLIWLLTSPSTFYAEVDPAMSEPDTGLGMVIGFLLLAAVIIVGIWTFVIQCKAVGEAQRFSAWKGFFVIVIPSVLLAVVIITLLAMFLFAAF; encoded by the coding sequence ATGAATGAGCCGACTGCGTACGCTGAATTGAATCCATTTACCGCCATCTGGACGCGCCCACGTGAGACGGTGCGCTATGTCATCGAAGAAAAAACTACCAGCTTTATCGTCTTACTGTTAGTGCTGGTAGGATTTGCAGGGGCGCTTTCCGGGGCTTCCGGTGGTGAGGAAATGTTTCCGGCCACAGGAGTGATTCTTGGCGCCTTACTGCTCGGGCCACTTTCTGCAGTCGCTGGGATCGCCATCATTTCCGGCATTTATAAGCTGTTGGGAAAATTATTCGGCGGCGTCGGGACGTATTCGGAAATGTTCCGTGCGGTCGTCACATCAAGCATTCCGCAAATTTGGCTATTGCCGATGTGGCTAATTTGGCTGCTCACATCACCGTCAACTTTCTATGCAGAAGTAGACCCCGCCATGTCAGAGCCTGACACGGGTCTCGGTATGGTAATCGGCTTTCTGCTGCTGGCAGCCGTGATTATCGTCGGCATTTGGACGTTTGTAATCCAGTGCAAAGCAGTTGGAGAAGCACAGCGATTTTCAGCTTGGAAAGGATTTTTCGTAATTGTGATCCCGTCCGTGCTGTTGGCAGTTGTCATCATTACCTTGTTAGCGATGTTCTTGTTTGCCGCATTTTAA